Proteins encoded in a region of the Streptomyces sp. PCS3-D2 genome:
- a CDS encoding flavoprotein: MTMKTLYLLCSAAPPVFDVAHVIEDAQARGWNVCLGLSPTAAHWLAESLDGLAALTGHPVLWQYPLPGEPEQWPAADALLYAPATFNTVNAWALGLTDTLTVGLATEALGNGTPVTAVSCTNSALAAHPRYETSLATLRGAGVQLLLHDNTPMQAPAHFPWATALNGLGHTAPQH; the protein is encoded by the coding sequence ATGACCATGAAGACCCTCTACCTGCTCTGCTCCGCCGCCCCACCCGTGTTCGACGTCGCCCATGTCATCGAAGACGCCCAGGCCCGCGGCTGGAACGTCTGCCTCGGGCTGAGCCCCACCGCCGCGCACTGGCTCGCGGAGAGCCTCGACGGGCTCGCCGCCCTCACCGGCCACCCCGTCCTGTGGCAGTACCCGCTTCCCGGCGAACCGGAGCAGTGGCCGGCGGCCGACGCACTGCTCTACGCCCCCGCCACCTTCAACACCGTCAACGCCTGGGCGCTCGGCCTCACCGACACACTCACCGTCGGCCTCGCCACCGAGGCCCTCGGCAACGGCACCCCCGTCACCGCCGTCTCCTGCACCAACAGCGCCCTCGCCGCGCACCCCCGGTACGAGACGTCCCTCGCCACCCTGCGCGGCGCCGGGGTCCAGCTCCTTCTTCACGACAACACCCCCATGCAGGCTCCGGCCCATTTCCCCTGGGCCACGGCCCTGAACGGCCTTGGCCACACCGCTCCCCAGCACTGA
- a CDS encoding SpoIIE family protein phosphatase/ATP-binding protein: MAIVVLLAAGSLLALVLQSRHDIDREARNRSVAVAETFAHQLGLQPALKTSDPSAVLQPLAEQTRKAAGVDFIVVMDTNGIRYSHPQPDRIGKRFVGTIEPSLQGKVHTESVDGPLGKEIQAVVPVKGPDGEVVALVSAGLTVENVTGALDRQLPVILLAIATGLALATVGTWLISRRLRRQTHGLGTQEMTRMYEHHDAVLHAVREGVLITDGDGQLLLANDEAKRLLGLPEDAEGRHIGDVPGLERRMADLLLSGREATDEVIGSGDRLLVVNQRPTHPRGRPEGAAATIRDSTEMQILTTRAETARRRLKLLYDAGGDVGTSLDVVRTAEELAAVAVPRFADFVTVDLADQVIDGDEPAPGADMRRTAISGIRSDHPLYPVGRLIDFLPSTPQARGYGTGRAELVPDLSQAPGWQAQDPPRARAIVDYGIHSLIAAPLMARGVVLGVVNFWRSQKQEPFDEDELSLAEELVARAAVSMDNARRYTREHALAVTLQRSLLPRALPEQSAMDVAHFYLPAQSGVGGDWFDVIPLPGSRVALVVGDVVGHGLHAAATMGRLRTAVHNFSSLDLPPDEILARLDDLVQRIDHDHNGDADDSDGGVLGATCLYAVYDPVSQRCTMARAGHLPPLVVAPDGRTQIVELPAGPPLGLGGMPFETAELELTEGSQLVLYTDGLVEERTRDIGEGLELLRAALSHPDRDPHDSCRAVLDMMLPARPTDDVALLIARTRTLGPDRVAQWDVAFEPSAVGAMRSVAAKKLEEWDLTELGFAAELILSELITNALRHGSGPVRVRLLRDHNLTCEVWDGSSTAPHLRYAATTDEGGRGLFLVAQLSEHWGTRYTPEGKVIWAELALPGTAGGGEAVLTAFLDVDPL; the protein is encoded by the coding sequence GTGGCGATCGTGGTCCTGCTCGCAGCCGGGTCCCTGCTGGCCCTGGTGCTGCAGTCGCGCCACGACATCGACCGCGAGGCGCGCAACCGCTCGGTGGCCGTCGCCGAGACCTTCGCGCACCAGCTGGGCCTCCAGCCCGCGCTGAAGACGTCCGACCCCTCCGCGGTCCTGCAGCCCCTCGCCGAACAGACGCGCAAGGCCGCCGGGGTCGACTTCATCGTGGTGATGGACACCAACGGCATCCGCTACAGCCACCCGCAGCCGGACCGCATCGGGAAACGATTCGTCGGGACCATCGAGCCCTCGCTGCAGGGCAAGGTCCACACCGAGAGCGTGGACGGCCCCCTCGGCAAGGAGATCCAGGCGGTGGTCCCCGTCAAGGGACCCGACGGCGAGGTCGTCGCCCTGGTGTCCGCCGGCCTGACCGTCGAGAACGTCACCGGCGCCCTCGACCGCCAGCTCCCCGTCATCCTCCTGGCCATCGCCACCGGCCTGGCCCTGGCGACCGTCGGCACCTGGCTGATCAGCAGACGCCTGCGCCGCCAGACCCACGGGCTCGGCACGCAGGAGATGACCCGCATGTACGAGCACCACGATGCCGTGCTCCACGCCGTCCGCGAAGGGGTCCTGATCACCGACGGCGACGGGCAGCTACTGCTGGCCAACGACGAGGCCAAACGCCTCCTGGGCCTGCCCGAGGACGCCGAAGGCAGGCACATCGGTGACGTGCCCGGCCTGGAGCGCCGGATGGCGGACCTGCTGCTTTCCGGCCGCGAGGCCACCGATGAGGTGATCGGCTCCGGCGACCGCCTGCTCGTCGTGAACCAGCGGCCCACCCACCCCCGCGGCCGGCCCGAGGGCGCGGCGGCCACCATCCGCGACTCGACCGAGATGCAGATCCTGACCACCCGGGCCGAGACGGCCCGCAGGCGTCTCAAACTGCTGTACGACGCGGGCGGCGACGTCGGCACCTCCCTTGACGTGGTCCGCACGGCCGAGGAGCTCGCCGCCGTCGCCGTGCCCCGCTTCGCGGACTTCGTCACCGTCGACCTCGCCGACCAGGTCATCGACGGCGACGAGCCCGCCCCGGGCGCCGACATGCGCCGCACGGCGATCAGCGGCATCCGCTCCGACCACCCCCTCTACCCCGTCGGCCGGCTGATCGACTTCCTGCCGTCCACCCCGCAGGCCCGCGGCTACGGCACCGGCCGGGCGGAACTCGTCCCGGACCTGTCGCAGGCGCCCGGCTGGCAGGCCCAGGACCCGCCGCGGGCCCGCGCCATCGTCGACTACGGCATCCACTCGCTCATCGCGGCCCCCCTCATGGCCCGGGGCGTCGTCCTCGGTGTGGTCAACTTCTGGCGGTCGCAGAAGCAGGAGCCCTTCGACGAGGACGAACTGTCCCTCGCCGAGGAACTCGTCGCCCGCGCGGCGGTCAGCATGGACAACGCCCGCCGCTACACCCGCGAACACGCCCTCGCCGTGACGCTCCAGCGCAGCCTGCTGCCGCGCGCCCTGCCCGAGCAGAGCGCCATGGACGTCGCGCACTTCTATCTGCCCGCCCAGTCCGGGGTGGGCGGTGACTGGTTCGACGTCATCCCGCTGCCCGGCAGCCGCGTCGCCCTGGTCGTCGGAGACGTCGTCGGCCACGGCCTGCACGCCGCGGCCACCATGGGCCGGTTGCGCACCGCCGTGCACAACTTCTCCTCCCTCGATCTGCCGCCCGACGAGATCCTCGCCCGCCTGGACGACCTCGTACAGCGCATCGACCACGACCACAACGGGGACGCCGACGACAGCGACGGCGGCGTGCTCGGGGCCACCTGCCTGTACGCCGTCTACGACCCGGTGTCGCAGCGCTGCACGATGGCCCGTGCGGGGCACCTGCCGCCGCTCGTGGTGGCCCCCGACGGCAGGACGCAGATCGTCGAGCTGCCCGCGGGCCCCCCGCTGGGCCTGGGCGGCATGCCGTTCGAGACCGCGGAGCTGGAGCTGACCGAAGGCAGCCAGCTGGTCCTCTACACCGACGGCCTGGTGGAGGAGCGGACCCGGGACATCGGCGAGGGCCTCGAACTGCTCCGGGCGGCGCTCAGCCATCCCGACCGGGATCCCCATGACAGCTGCCGGGCCGTGCTCGACATGATGCTCCCCGCCCGGCCGACCGACGACGTGGCGCTGCTCATCGCCCGGACCCGGACCCTCGGGCCCGACCGGGTCGCCCAATGGGACGTGGCCTTCGAACCGAGCGCCGTCGGAGCGATGCGCAGCGTCGCCGCCAAGAAGCTGGAGGAATGGGACCTGACGGAACTCGGCTTCGCGGCGGAACTGATCCTCAGCGAGCTCATCACGAACGCCCTGCGGCACGGGAGCGGGCCCGTGCGGGTGCGGCTCCTGCGCGACCACAACCTGACCTGTGAGGTGTGGGACGGCAGCAGCACCGCGCCCCACCTGCGGTACGCCGCCACCACGGACGAGGGAGGCCGCGGACTGTTCCTGGTCGCCCAGCTCAGCGAGCACTGGGGCACCCGCTACACCCCCGAGGGGAAGGTCATCTGGGCGGAACTGGCCCTGCCGGGCACCGCGGGCGGCGGCGAGGCCGTCCTGACGGCCTTCCTGGACGTGGACCCCCTCTGA
- a CDS encoding VanW family protein: MGRVRGWTGNRRTALPMMAGGAVVLGLGGLYVTGLVAGGDIDPGTSVRGVDIGGMTAAQARRALDRELGPIAAAPVAMKIGDRVEKADPAALGLSLDTTATVDRAVRKGYDPVTVIGSLFASGRRDVEPVVRADEQKGRAAVDRIAEDTARTPRDGAIAFEKGTAKAVTPLPGTALVADRALDTLRDAYLRKDQAPVVLPVETTEPAVGAEETGRALRQFAQPAMSGPVALTVAGERVSITPAVLGEHLKMRPDAQGRLVPALDSKGLLAEPAVARPIAEASRPPLDATPHVNPDGTVVMAQQSRAGRKVTEEALGEAVLPLLTRTGAARSGEIATVAVQPELTGEEARRIGIKEKISSFTVEFPAAPYRSTNIGRAVELINGSVVQPGKEWSFNRTVGERTKENGFVDGIMINDGQYVKSPGGGVSAVATTMYNAVFFAGLKPVEHGAHSFYIERYPEGREATVAWGTLDLRWINDSGHAVYIQAESTDTSLTITLLGTKKYDEIRATKGPRTNVTQPAKRTGNGPACEVQTPLEGFDVTVGRVFVQGGREVRSEEFRTHYTPRDEVVCAPEAPEGALVPTAPAAPTAPTAPGSARTAQADSAPAGTSGAAGAPRAS, translated from the coding sequence ATGGGACGCGTGCGCGGCTGGACGGGCAACCGGCGGACGGCCCTGCCGATGATGGCGGGTGGAGCCGTCGTCCTCGGGCTGGGCGGCCTCTACGTCACGGGTCTCGTGGCCGGCGGTGACATCGACCCGGGCACGAGCGTGCGCGGCGTCGACATCGGCGGGATGACCGCCGCGCAGGCCCGCCGGGCACTGGACCGGGAGCTCGGCCCCATCGCCGCCGCGCCCGTCGCGATGAAGATCGGCGACCGCGTCGAGAAGGCGGATCCGGCCGCGCTCGGACTGTCGCTCGACACCACCGCGACCGTCGACCGCGCCGTGCGCAAGGGCTACGACCCCGTCACCGTCATCGGCTCCCTCTTCGCGTCCGGCCGGCGCGACGTCGAACCGGTGGTCCGCGCGGACGAGCAGAAGGGCCGCGCCGCGGTCGACCGGATCGCCGAGGACACCGCCCGCACCCCCCGCGACGGCGCCATCGCCTTCGAGAAGGGCACGGCGAAGGCCGTCACCCCGCTCCCCGGCACCGCCCTCGTGGCGGACCGGGCTCTCGACACCCTTCGCGACGCCTACCTGCGGAAGGACCAGGCCCCGGTCGTGCTGCCGGTCGAGACCACCGAGCCGGCCGTCGGCGCCGAGGAGACCGGTCGGGCCCTGAGGCAGTTCGCCCAGCCCGCCATGTCGGGTCCCGTCGCGCTCACCGTCGCCGGCGAGCGCGTGTCCATCACCCCCGCCGTGCTCGGCGAGCACCTGAAGATGCGGCCCGACGCCCAGGGCCGCCTCGTGCCCGCGCTCGACTCCAAGGGGCTGCTGGCCGAACCCGCCGTGGCCCGCCCGATCGCGGAGGCCAGCCGGCCGCCGCTCGACGCGACGCCCCACGTCAACCCCGACGGCACCGTGGTCATGGCCCAGCAGAGCCGTGCCGGCCGGAAGGTCACCGAGGAGGCGCTCGGCGAGGCCGTGCTGCCGCTCCTGACCCGCACGGGCGCCGCCCGCAGCGGTGAGATCGCCACGGTCGCCGTGCAACCCGAGCTGACCGGCGAGGAGGCGCGCCGGATCGGGATCAAGGAGAAGATCTCCTCCTTCACGGTCGAGTTCCCGGCCGCCCCGTACCGCAGCACCAACATCGGACGCGCAGTGGAGCTCATCAACGGCTCCGTGGTCCAGCCCGGCAAGGAGTGGAGCTTCAACCGCACGGTCGGTGAGCGCACCAAGGAGAACGGCTTCGTCGACGGCATCATGATCAACGACGGCCAGTACGTGAAGTCGCCGGGCGGGGGCGTGTCCGCGGTCGCCACGACCATGTACAACGCCGTCTTCTTCGCGGGCCTCAAGCCCGTCGAGCACGGTGCGCACTCCTTCTACATCGAGCGTTATCCCGAGGGCCGCGAGGCCACCGTCGCGTGGGGCACCCTCGACCTGCGTTGGATCAACGACTCCGGGCACGCCGTCTACATACAGGCCGAGTCCACCGACACCTCGCTGACCATCACGCTCCTCGGGACCAAGAAGTACGACGAGATACGGGCCACCAAGGGGCCCCGCACCAACGTCACGCAGCCCGCGAAGCGCACCGGGAACGGCCCGGCCTGTGAGGTCCAGACCCCGCTGGAGGGCTTCGACGTGACCGTCGGCCGGGTCTTCGTCCAGGGCGGCAGGGAAGTCCGCAGCGAGGAGTTCAGGACCCACTACACTCCGCGCGACGAGGTCGTCTGCGCCCCGGAGGCGCCGGAGGGAGCCCTGGTCCCGACCGCCCCCGCCGCTCCGACGGCCCCCACCGCTCCCGGATCCGCGCGCACGGCGCAGGCCGACTCCGCCCCCGCCGGGACCTCCGGCGCCGCCGGCGCCCCCCGCGCGTCCTGA
- a CDS encoding pyridoxal-dependent decarboxylase gives MDAREAALRRAHEHAVRWLASLSERRVPARASVEEIVRALGTELPDAPGTPADVVDLMAAACEPGLTAFPSGRFFGFVVGGAEPAALAADWLVSAWDQNSVMRAASPAYAAVEEVAGAWLLDLLGLPDESAVGFTTGATMANFTCLAAARDELLRRTGWNVARDGLPGAPPVRAVAGRDRHMAVDLALRYLGLGAPVLVKADAQGRMEAEALRDALADGSEGPTIVVLQAGDIHSGAFDPFTEAVRAARAADAWVHVDGAFGLWAAASPRHAHLTAGCARADSWATDAHKTLNVPYDCGLAVVRDASALRAAMGQRGDYLIQHEHGDPVDTVPELSRRGRAFTVWAVLRSLGRSGVTDLVDRLCRHAAAFADGIAAIDGARVLNEVVFTQVCAAFGDDERTERVLARLLDDGTTWISGSTWHGRRVMRISVSNWSTTDVDVRRALDSIRRAAAGT, from the coding sequence ATGGACGCGCGCGAGGCCGCGCTCCGGCGGGCGCACGAGCATGCCGTGCGATGGCTCGCGAGCCTGTCCGAACGCCGGGTTCCCGCACGCGCCTCGGTCGAGGAGATCGTGCGCGCGCTCGGCACCGAACTGCCCGACGCCCCCGGCACTCCGGCGGACGTCGTCGACCTTATGGCCGCGGCCTGCGAGCCGGGACTGACGGCGTTCCCCAGCGGCCGCTTCTTCGGTTTCGTGGTCGGTGGCGCGGAACCTGCCGCGCTGGCCGCGGACTGGCTGGTCAGCGCCTGGGACCAGAACTCCGTGATGCGGGCCGCCTCGCCCGCGTACGCGGCGGTGGAAGAGGTGGCCGGCGCGTGGCTGCTCGATCTGCTCGGTCTGCCCGACGAGAGCGCCGTCGGATTCACCACCGGTGCCACCATGGCGAACTTCACCTGCCTCGCCGCCGCGCGCGACGAACTGCTGCGCCGCACCGGCTGGAACGTCGCCCGTGACGGACTGCCAGGCGCTCCGCCCGTACGCGCCGTCGCCGGCCGGGACCGCCACATGGCCGTCGACCTGGCACTGCGCTATCTGGGTCTCGGCGCTCCCGTCCTGGTGAAGGCGGACGCCCAGGGGCGCATGGAGGCGGAGGCCTTGCGGGACGCCCTGGCGGACGGCTCCGAGGGCCCGACCATCGTGGTCCTGCAGGCCGGAGACATCCACTCCGGTGCTTTCGACCCGTTCACCGAGGCCGTCCGCGCCGCTCGCGCAGCGGACGCGTGGGTACACGTCGACGGCGCCTTCGGCCTGTGGGCGGCCGCCTCACCCCGCCACGCACATCTGACCGCGGGCTGCGCACGCGCCGACTCCTGGGCGACCGACGCGCACAAGACCCTGAACGTCCCCTACGACTGCGGCCTCGCCGTCGTACGTGACGCCTCCGCGCTCCGGGCCGCGATGGGACAGCGCGGCGACTACCTCATCCAGCACGAACACGGCGACCCCGTCGACACGGTGCCCGAGCTGTCCAGGCGAGGGCGGGCCTTCACCGTGTGGGCGGTCCTCAGGTCCCTCGGCCGCTCGGGCGTGACCGACCTGGTCGACCGGCTGTGCCGGCACGCCGCCGCGTTCGCCGACGGCATCGCCGCGATCGACGGCGCCCGGGTGCTCAACGAGGTGGTGTTCACCCAGGTGTGCGCCGCGTTCGGCGACGACGAACGCACCGAGCGGGTGCTCGCCCGGCTGCTCGACGACGGTACGACGTGGATCAGCGGCTCCACCTGGCACGGCCGGCGCGTGATGCGCATCTCGGTGAGCAACTGGTCGACGACCGACGTCGACGTACGGCGCGCACTGGACTCGATCCGGCGCGCCGCGGCCGGAACCTGA
- a CDS encoding SpoIIE family protein phosphatase, producing MHEEMPLQDLVSSAAQDAGGWLGTLPVALMATSGDGTIVRWNHGAQELLGYDPPQVLGRHIADLLHPGADRSLGRSLWETAATGHGVMGTVTAWHRDGHPLELEIWACPVPDRRHGASAVLVFAADAHAARRIRGASAVWDGLFARSPVGIAVLDTQLRFLQVNAALEAMNGLPESAHVVRRLAELLPEVNGGEMETAMRQVLETGEPVLNRRRSGRTPADPDHDHVWACSYVRVEDPGGRPIGVIASLLDITTQQRDHTEAEAGRRRLALLTEASSRIGASLDLERTAQELADLAVPHLASAVTVDVLDSLAQGNEPGMGLTGGVALRRLGKAPLAGTAVTRILAPLGRTLTFPATAPYTQALAARQPFLVAHLDSMAVATAGRHSPIPAQLVETGVHSFLKVPLIARGLVLGVASFYRTRPFESFGSDDVALAGELAARAAISIDNARLYHHEHETAVVLQRSMLPQHVTPPPGIEIAHRYLPASDVNEVGGDWYDVVPLAGGRAGLLMGDVMGHGIAAAAVMGRLSATVRALARLDMPPTALLHQLEATLADLAEPMLATFLYVVCDPATGHCTITRAGHPPPAVAEPDGTVYLVRSPPGAPLGVGGVTFTTTEVTLPPGSLLVLYTDGLIEARNRDIDERLGELTGLLTEPLQPLDHLCDSLIAHLVPASADDDIALLTARIGTNQGGAR from the coding sequence ATGCATGAGGAGATGCCGCTGCAGGACCTGGTCAGCAGCGCCGCCCAGGACGCCGGCGGGTGGCTGGGCACCCTCCCGGTGGCGCTCATGGCCACCAGCGGCGACGGAACGATCGTGCGCTGGAACCACGGCGCGCAGGAGCTGCTGGGCTACGACCCGCCCCAGGTGCTCGGACGGCACATCGCGGACCTCCTCCACCCCGGCGCGGACCGCAGCCTGGGCCGTTCGCTCTGGGAGACGGCCGCCACCGGTCACGGGGTGATGGGGACGGTCACCGCCTGGCACCGGGACGGTCACCCGCTGGAACTGGAGATCTGGGCCTGCCCCGTTCCCGACCGCCGCCACGGTGCATCGGCCGTGCTGGTGTTCGCCGCGGACGCGCATGCGGCGCGCCGGATCCGGGGGGCCTCCGCGGTGTGGGACGGTCTGTTCGCCCGCTCGCCCGTCGGGATCGCCGTCCTCGACACCCAGTTGCGCTTCCTCCAGGTCAATGCGGCGCTGGAGGCGATGAACGGCCTGCCGGAGTCCGCCCACGTGGTCCGGCGGCTCGCCGAGCTGCTGCCGGAGGTGAACGGGGGCGAGATGGAAACGGCCATGCGCCAGGTACTGGAGACCGGCGAACCGGTCCTCAACCGCCGGCGCAGCGGCCGCACCCCCGCCGACCCGGACCACGACCACGTGTGGGCCTGCTCGTACGTGCGGGTGGAGGACCCCGGCGGCCGGCCGATCGGCGTGATCGCCTCCCTGCTCGACATCACCACGCAGCAGCGCGACCACACCGAGGCCGAGGCCGGGCGGCGCCGACTCGCCCTGCTCACCGAGGCCAGTTCCCGGATCGGCGCCAGCCTCGACCTCGAACGCACCGCCCAGGAGCTGGCCGACCTCGCCGTCCCGCACCTCGCCAGCGCCGTCACGGTGGACGTGCTGGACTCGCTCGCTCAGGGCAACGAACCGGGCATGGGGCTGACCGGGGGCGTCGCGCTGCGACGGCTCGGCAAGGCCCCGCTGGCCGGGACCGCGGTCACCCGGATCCTCGCTCCGCTCGGCCGGACGCTCACCTTCCCGGCGACCGCGCCGTACACCCAGGCTCTCGCGGCCCGCCAGCCCTTCCTGGTAGCCCACCTCGACTCGATGGCCGTCGCGACCGCCGGCCGGCACAGCCCCATACCCGCGCAGCTGGTCGAGACGGGCGTGCACTCGTTCCTGAAGGTTCCGCTCATCGCGCGCGGTCTCGTGCTCGGTGTGGCCTCCTTCTACCGCACCCGGCCCTTCGAGTCCTTCGGATCCGACGACGTCGCGCTCGCCGGCGAACTCGCCGCGCGGGCCGCCATCAGCATCGACAACGCCCGCCTGTACCACCACGAGCACGAAACGGCGGTCGTCCTGCAGCGCAGCATGCTGCCCCAGCATGTGACGCCGCCCCCGGGCATCGAGATCGCCCACCGGTACCTGCCGGCCAGTGACGTCAACGAGGTCGGCGGGGACTGGTACGACGTCGTCCCCCTGGCCGGGGGCAGGGCCGGCCTGCTCATGGGCGACGTGATGGGGCACGGCATCGCGGCCGCGGCGGTGATGGGGCGCCTGTCCGCGACCGTCCGCGCCCTCGCGCGCCTCGACATGCCGCCGACGGCGCTGCTCCACCAGCTGGAGGCGACCCTCGCCGATCTGGCGGAGCCGATGCTCGCGACCTTCCTGTACGTGGTCTGCGACCCGGCCACCGGGCACTGCACGATCACCCGGGCCGGTCACCCGCCGCCCGCCGTGGCCGAGCCCGACGGCACCGTCTACCTGGTCAGGTCCCCGCCCGGGGCCCCGCTGGGCGTCGGCGGGGTCACCTTCACCACGACCGAGGTCACGCTCCCGCCGGGGAGCCTCCTCGTCCTGTACACGGACGGGCTGATCGAAGCCCGCAACCGTGACATCGACGAGCGCCTCGGCGAGCTCACCGGTCTCCTCACCGAGCCCCTGCAACCGCTCGACCACCTCTGCGACTCGCTGATCGCGCACCTCGTCCCGGCGTCCGCCGACGACGACATCGCCCTGCTCACGGCCCGTATCGGCACGAACCAGGGGGGCGCCCGGTGA
- a CDS encoding serine/threonine-protein kinase, with the protein MIGIDSSGPVFDPSRAGDVWDLAGSGAEPLAAEDPRRIGPIPLAGRLGSGGMGRVYLGVHEGRYVAVKQLLASVVGEDEDFLRRFGHELDNLARLPADATAPLLASDRTARPPWFATAYLPGITLREAITLHGGPLPADALWLLLREAAAGLAAVHALDMVHRDLKPSNIMLTLDGLTLIDFGVARAADQSQLTRTGMVVGTPAYMSPEQASGKRQPGGAADVFALGSVLAYAACGRPPFGDESGHGVLYRIVHEEPDLEPLRDREPELAALVAACLAKDPGDRPAAAELLEHASRKGPFTQPLWPVAVDERLTERAAFAAKVQDGDVATLPLSGGKPGPQEEPKAEGGTEPEVSGPKVAPATGSGPDAPERPRRRRRTRVLLALVPVVVVSGGTTLAVQYLPHLSAPQAEARNGPTAPVTAPADPATAAGGTPSGVAPPTQPPAQDPGRAAGQAQDGTGAAPVPAAGGTGDGPGTVPAGGAQPGSGGSGGLANAGGSGGGSRPSAGSTPTAAATAPAQPPSGPDTGTYRYRNGNNSTCITQVFGASDFGDCANGSARWTVRSRSDGSFTLVNQQSGGCLYSNGLGQAVFVGDCAQDIGRVWRTGANGSLRSDLGGGCLDLGMSSGLVTRTCGGEASQRWTRQS; encoded by the coding sequence ATGATCGGGATAGATTCCTCGGGACCCGTATTCGATCCGAGCAGGGCAGGCGACGTGTGGGACCTGGCGGGGAGCGGAGCCGAGCCGCTGGCGGCGGAGGATCCCCGGCGGATCGGACCGATCCCGCTCGCGGGCCGACTCGGGAGCGGCGGCATGGGGCGGGTGTACCTCGGCGTGCACGAGGGCCGGTACGTCGCCGTCAAACAGCTGCTGGCCTCCGTCGTCGGGGAGGACGAGGACTTCCTGCGCCGGTTCGGGCACGAGCTGGACAACCTCGCCCGGCTGCCGGCCGACGCCACCGCACCGCTGCTCGCAAGCGACCGCACGGCACGGCCGCCGTGGTTCGCCACCGCCTACCTTCCCGGGATCACCCTGCGGGAGGCCATCACGCTGCACGGTGGACCGCTGCCCGCGGACGCGCTGTGGCTGCTGCTGCGGGAAGCGGCGGCGGGCCTGGCAGCGGTGCACGCGCTGGACATGGTGCACCGCGACCTCAAGCCCTCGAACATCATGCTGACCCTGGACGGGCTGACCCTCATCGACTTCGGTGTCGCCCGGGCCGCCGACCAGAGCCAGCTGACCAGGACCGGCATGGTCGTGGGCACTCCCGCCTACATGTCACCCGAGCAGGCCTCGGGGAAACGGCAGCCGGGCGGCGCCGCCGACGTGTTCGCACTGGGTTCGGTGCTCGCGTACGCGGCGTGCGGCCGTCCGCCCTTCGGGGACGAGTCGGGGCACGGTGTGCTGTACCGGATCGTCCACGAGGAGCCCGACCTGGAGCCGCTGCGGGACCGTGAGCCAGAGCTCGCCGCACTCGTCGCGGCCTGTCTCGCCAAGGATCCGGGCGACCGCCCCGCGGCGGCGGAGCTCCTGGAGCACGCGAGTCGGAAGGGCCCGTTCACACAGCCGCTGTGGCCGGTGGCCGTCGACGAGCGGCTCACCGAGCGGGCCGCCTTCGCCGCGAAGGTGCAGGACGGCGACGTGGCGACGCTCCCGCTCAGCGGCGGGAAGCCGGGCCCGCAGGAGGAGCCGAAGGCGGAAGGGGGAACGGAGCCCGAGGTCTCAGGGCCCAAGGTCGCACCCGCCACCGGGTCCGGCCCCGACGCCCCCGAGCGGCCCCGGCGGCGCCGCCGTACGCGCGTCCTGCTCGCCCTCGTTCCCGTGGTCGTGGTCTCCGGCGGTACGACGCTCGCCGTCCAGTACCTGCCGCACCTCTCCGCGCCGCAGGCCGAGGCCCGCAACGGCCCGACGGCTCCGGTGACGGCCCCGGCCGATCCCGCGACGGCGGCCGGCGGCACCCCGTCCGGTGTGGCACCGCCCACGCAGCCTCCTGCCCAGGATCCCGGTCGGGCTGCTGGGCAGGCACAGGACGGCACCGGCGCAGCACCGGTGCCGGCGGCCGGCGGCACCGGTGACGGCCCGGGCACGGTTCCCGCCGGCGGCGCCCAGCCCGGATCGGGCGGCTCCGGAGGCCTGGCGAACGCGGGGGGCAGCGGCGGCGGATCCCGCCCGTCCGCCGGAAGCACCCCGACAGCGGCCGCCACGGCCCCCGCCCAGCCGCCCTCCGGCCCCGACACCGGGACCTACCGCTACCGCAACGGCAACAACAGCACGTGCATCACCCAGGTCTTCGGAGCCTCGGACTTCGGCGACTGCGCGAACGGGTCAGCCCGCTGGACCGTGCGGAGCCGATCGGACGGAAGTTTCACACTGGTCAACCAGCAGAGCGGGGGCTGCCTCTACTCCAACGGGCTCGGCCAGGCAGTCTTCGTCGGCGACTGCGCCCAGGACATCGGCCGGGTGTGGCGTACCGGTGCGAACGGCAGCCTCCGCAGCGACCTCGGCGGCGGCTGCCTCGACCTCGGCATGAGCAGCGGCCTCGTGACCAGGACCTGCGGCGGCGAGGCGTCCCAGCGCTGGACGAGACAAAGCTGA